A window of the Cicer arietinum cultivar CDC Frontier isolate Library 1 chromosome 6, Cicar.CDCFrontier_v2.0, whole genome shotgun sequence genome harbors these coding sequences:
- the LOC101491373 gene encoding L-type lectin-domain containing receptor kinase IX.1-like: protein MAKCDWHNIGFNARRILLLILIIPFANGQLESFDFPKFTTDSDLKQLKLEGDAYVTDSGIQLTNIVDSNTNLTTRVGRIINPQPFHLWNKTSNKLKDFTTQFSFTIFSSNQDSHGDGIAFFLASQNLTKLNDTTKVLRGGGIGIGHVDNTTSLQTEYQFVAIEFDTFSNHWDPRGAHVGVNINSMVSDILEGWSPQISGTNIVYDCIIQYISEDSYLTVSLTSSGFNEGVVTQYLAYQVNLSDHLPDYVLVGISAAKGYSSEEHTLLSWSFSTSLIVSSNDETKKGSKLLLEGIGTGAGFCVSLIGLFYALLWRTRKNRKEEEEQPFSETASDLNMDDEFLMNTGPKKISYCELVSATNNFEEGGSGYVYKGYLKEFDSYAAIKKISVDSIEEYEVEVKVMSQLRHKNLMKLNGWCHKKNDLLLIYEYMSNGSLDSNLFYGERFLSWQVRYNVVLGLASALLYLHEEWEKCVIHRDVKSSNIMLDSNFNPRLGGFGLAMLVDHEKVSQSQNSEYINTDIFNFGVVLLEVVSGRKAILHQELKGEVSLVELVLELYRSGDILEVADPKLCGVFDVKQMECLLIVGLWCANPNCISRPCTRQVIKVLNFEVALPILP from the coding sequence ATGGCCAAATGTGATTGGCACAATATTGGTTTCAATGCAAGGAGGATCCTTTTGTTGATCCTAATAATCCCTTTTGCAAATGGCCAACTTGAGTCCTTTGATTTCCCCAAATTCACTACTGATTCTGATTTAAAGCAACTGAAGCTTGAAGGAGATGCTTATGTTACAGATTCTGGCATCCAACTCACAAACATTGTTGACTCAAACACCAACTTAACTACAAGAGTAGGAAGAATCATAAATCCACAACCCTTTCATCTTTGGAATAAAACCTCAAACAAACTAAAAGACTTCACAACCCAATTTTCTTTTACTATTTTCTCATCAAACCAAGATTCTCATGGTGATGGTATTGCATTTTTCCTAGCAAGTCAAAATCTCACAAAATTAAACGACACAACAAAAGTACTAAGAGGAGGAGGCATTGGCATTGGTCATGTAGACAACACAACATCACTCCAAACTGAGTATCAATTTGTTGCTATAGAGTTTGACACTTTTTCAAACCATTGGGATCCGCGTGGCGCACATGTCGGTGTGAATATCAATTCTATGGTATCTGACATACTTGAAGGATGGTCACCACAGATTTCTGGAACCAACATTGTTTATGATTGTATTATCCAATATATTTCAGAAGATAGTTATTTAACTGTGTCTCTAACTAGTTCTGGATTCAATGAAGGTGTAGTAACACAGTACCTTGCATACCAAGTTAACTTGAGTGATCATTTACCAGATTATGTTCTTGTTGGAATATCAGCTGCAAAAGGCTATTCTTCTGAGGAACATACGTTGTTGTCGTGGTCGTTTAGTACAAGTCTAATAGTATCAAGTAATGATGAAACTAAGAAGGGTTCAAAATTGTTGTTGGAGGGAATAGGAACTGGTGCAGGTTTTTGTGTAAGTTTAATAGGTTTGTTTTATGCTTTGTTATGGAGAACAaggaaaaacagaaaagaagaagaagaacaaccCTTTTCAGAAACAGCTTCTGATTTGAACATGGATGATGAATTTCTAATGAACACAGGACCAAAGAAGATTAGCTACTGTGAATTGGTGTCTGCTACAAACAACTTTGAAGAAGGTGGTTCTGGTTATGTTTATAAAGGCTATTTGAAAGAGTTTGATTCTTATGCTGCTATAAAGAAGATATCAGTGGATTCAATAGAAGAATATGAAGTGGAAGTGAAGGTTATGAGTCAATTGAGACATAAGAATTTGATGAAACTCAACGGTTGGTGTCACAAGAAGAATGATCTTCTTTTGATATATGAGTACATGTCAAATGGTAGCTTAGATTCCAATCTTTTCTATGGAGAGAGATTCTTGTCATGGCAAGTGAGGTACAATGTAGTTTTGGGGTTGGCATCAGCATTGCTTTATTTGCATGAAGAATGGGAAAAATGTGTGATTCATAGGGATGTTAAATCTAGCAACATAATGTTGGACTCCAATTTCAATCCTAGGCTTGGAGGTTTTGGGCTAGCTATGTTGGTGGATCATGAAAAAGTGTCACAATCACAAAACAGTGAATATATAAACACTGACATATTCAATTTTGGTGTTGTTTTGTTGGAGGTAGTTAGTGGAAGGAAAGCTATTCTTCACCAAGAGTTGAAGGGTGAAGTTTCATTGGTTGAGTTGGTGTTGGAGCTCTATAGATCAGGAGATATACTTGAGGTGGCAGATCCAAAGCTTTGTGGGGTGTTTGATGTCAAGCAAATGGAATGCTTACTGATTGTTGGTCTTTGGTGTGCAAATCCAAATTGCATATCTAGACCCTGTACAAGACAAGTGATTAAAGTGCTTAACTTTGAAGTTGCTTTACCAATTCTCCCATAA
- the LOC101491690 gene encoding L-type lectin-domain containing receptor kinase IX.1-like, protein MVDCYESITFLFLLIIPLTNSKSQSFNFPYFSQMNVNLNQIKLEGNASISGSSIQLTTEHVGNDSTNGVGTIGRVRYHEYIHLWDNNTGQQVDFTTNFSFVISSSEGAYGDGLMFFLANPELLNENMMVKQAGGGLGIDVVDGNQNILVDGYNQFVALEFDTFSNDWDPDGAHVGLNVNSVMSVILEEWSTDIPNDRVYNCSVEYNSRSSYLNVSFTGYGFEGVPITKYFGYHINITEHLPESVVIGISASTGGYSENHTILSWSFSTSRGPMIVDTKKVRRIIINPRLLEGVVIGVVLPLSLLGLVHVLLWMMNKGKKEESSSETGSVVKMDYEFQMSTGPKKICYYELLNATNNFEEKHKLGQGGFGGVYKGYLKRTNSYAAIKRISSDSRQGIKQYAAEVMIISQLRHRNLLKLIGWCHRNHDFILIYEFMPNGSLDSHLFRGESILPWNLRYNIALGLASALLYLQEEWEKCVIHRDIKSSNIMLDSNFNTKLGDFGLARLMDHEKVSETTHVAGTIGYLAPEYMKTGKARKESDIFSFGVVLLEIATGRKAILQQDWDLEGQVSLVEWVWELYALKNIIAAADPKLCEVFDVKQMECLLVVGLWCANPDSSSRPSIREAINVLNFEAPLPILPQNVPMLALFPPIRRNDIFYSVPSFFRTTTG, encoded by the coding sequence ATGGTTGATTGTTATGAAAGCATAACCTTTTTGTTCCTCCTCATAATCCCTCTTACCAATTCTAAGTCTCAGTCTTTTAATTTTCCTTACTTCAGCCAAATGAATGTAAACTTAAACCAGATAAAACTAGAGGGCAATGCTTCAATATCAGGTTCAAGTATCCAACTCACAACGGAGCATGTTGGAAATGACAGCACCAACGGAGTTGGAACCATCGGTCGAGTAAGATATCATGAGTACATTCATCTTTGGGATAATAACACAGGACAACAAGTTGATTTCACTaccaatttttcctttgttattTCCTCAAGTGAAGGTGCTTATGGTGATGGTTTAATGTTCTTCTTAGCGAACCCGGAACTTCTAAACGAAAACATGATGGTAAAACAAGCAGGTGGTGGACTTGGTATTGATGTTGTTGATGGTAACCAAAATATTCTTGTAGATGGTTATAATCAGTTTGTGGCATTGGAGTTTGATACTTTTTCTAATGATTGGGACCCCGATGGCGCGCACGTTGGTTTGAATGTGAATTCTGTTATGTCAGTTATACTTGAAGAATGGAGCACAGATATTCCAAATGATAGAGTTTATAATTGCAGTGTTGAATACAATTCAAGAAGTAGTTATTTGAATGTTTCTTTCACTGGTTATGGATTTGAAGGTGTGCCTATAACAAAGTACTTTGGATACCACATTAATATCACAGAACATTTACCTGAGTCTGTTGTAATTGGTATATCAGCTTCAACAGGTGGTTATTCTGAAAATCATACTATTCTGTCATGGTCATTTAGTACAAGCCGAGGACCGATGATTGTTGATACTAAGAAGGTGAGAAGAATAATTATCAATCCAAGATTGTTAGAGGGAGTGGTAATTGGTGTAGTTTTGCCTTTGAGTTTACTAGGATTGGTTCATGTTTTATTATGGATGATgaataaaggaaaaaaagaagaatcAAGTTCAGAAACTGGTTCTGTTGTGAAAATGGActatgaatttcaaatgagcaCTGGACCTAAGAAGATATGTTATTATGAATTGTTGAATGCAACAAACAACTTTGAAGAGAAGCATAAGCTTGGACAAGGAGGTTTTGGTGGTGTTTATAAAGGTTACTTGAAAAGGACTAATTCATATGCAGCTATAAAGAGGATATCTTCAGATTCAAGGCAAGGTATAAAGCAATATGCAGCAGAAGTGATGATTATAAGTCAATTAAGGCATAGAAATTTGTTGAAACTCATTGGTTGGTGTCATAGGAACCATGATTTCATTCTGATCTACGAGTTCATGCCGAATGGAAGCTTAGATTCTCATCTTTTTCGCGGAGAAAGTATATTGCCGTGGAATTTAAGATACAATATAGCTCTTGGTTTGGCATCAGCATTGCTTTATTTGCAGGAAGAATGGGAAAAATGTGTGATTCATAGGGACATAAAATCAAGTAACATAATGTTGGACTCTAACTTTAATACCAAGCTTGGTGATTTTGGTCTAGCTAGGTTGATGGATCATGAGAAAGTGTCAGAAACTACACATGTGGCTGGAACAATAGGTTATCTAGCTCCTGAATATATGAAAACAGGGAAGGCTAGAAAAGAATCTGATATATTCAGTTTTGGAGTTGTTTTGTTGGAGATAGCCACTGGAAGAAAAGCTATTCTACAACAAGATTGGGATTTGGAGGGTCAAGTTTCATTAGTTGAGTGGGTTTGGGAACTCTAtgcattgaaaaatattattgcaGCTGCAGATCCTAAGTTATGTGAGGTATTTGATGTGAAGCAAATGGAATGTTTGTTGGTTGTTGGTCTTTGGTGTGCTAATCCTGATTCTAGCTCAAGACCATCTATAAGGGAAGCAATTAATGTGCTTAATTTTGAAGCTCCTTTACCTATTCTTCCACAAAATGTGCCTATGCTAGCTCTTTTCCCTCCCATAAGaagaaatgatattttttactCAGTTCCCTCTTTCTTTAGGACTACTACTGGTTAA